In Aegilops tauschii subsp. strangulata cultivar AL8/78 chromosome 3, Aet v6.0, whole genome shotgun sequence, one genomic interval encodes:
- the LOC109738276 gene encoding kinesin-like protein KIN-14A isoform X1, which produces MAEARRVSFRDGRFASRKTEEAAWRRHQAAAWLESMVGPFGLTHCPSEQEFVAALRNGIVLCKAINKIQPGVVPKVVANAPCDSQPSTAFQYFENIRNFLVAVQALKLPSFEASDLEKDNLDAGSVGKIVDCVNSLKSYQERKKCSGTYGPVKYMKSPLAPRSAIHVQSENVTLGSSTPQKCLDLTEIDAEGQSSQNVGPNMEEAIGKLQRIILDCMISCKENLNQDVLKKDPVTLVGTILSNQLEKEQFKPLLQLISPEGAATKNEPNQHIECSNSQNENRLRLLEAQESELLELKTMFQEVKVDFRSLQTQFQDDITELGHNIQGISKAALGYNQAVKENRNLYNMLQEVRGNIRVFCRIRPLMNSKSISSIEHVGNDGSIMVCDPYKPQTTRKIFQFNQIFGPTTTQDEIYRETQSLIRSVMDGYNVCILAYGQTGSGKTHTMCGPSGGLSSNDLGINYMALNDLFTISTSREDVKYDIRVQMVEIYNEQVRDLLSEDTSSTKLDIRSSSNGLFNLPDAKMCPVQSPSDVMTLMLLGEKHRASGPTAMNNRSSRSHSILTVHVNGKDISGNVSCSCLHLVDLAGSERVDRSEATGDRLKEAQHINKSLSCLGDVITALAQKNSHIPYRNSKLTQLLQSSLGGNAKTLMLAHISPEGESYVETLSTLKFAQRASTVELGTAHANKESNDIRELKEQVETLKKALATKEFERSSLKLKENTVTSERTKQLPQRTPPRPRRLSLETTSSEKGSIPGKPPKSPVSAMTFNRDHGTARDKECRIDGFNRTKIHGSVIQMSPTLSEEPVGHENEKIVTTDDMVTSYQLPPDGYSQYKQSGLDTLQRTPCRSRYMGVQVSQTEEPSDAKLDKTTTSSVAKRGSHLRRSIQSSIGKLIHGSERRNTPHSAQATPAKITTNANNDGASPITTNARLRRRQSLTGLPPPSTTMSRRSSLGGKSDSSVQNSQIIACAASARNYKPLPFSWVRWPEQHQCSSDRKAKTPPLMNSAAKAKRWL; this is translated from the exons ATGGCGGAGGCGCGGAGGGTGTCGTTCCGCGACGGCCGCTTCGCGTCGCGGAAGACGGAGGAGGCTG CATGGAGACGGCACCAGGCTGCAGCCTGGCTAGAGAGCATGGTTGGGCCCTTCGGCCTTACCCATTGCCCATCGGAACAAGAATTTGTCGCTGCTCTAAGAAACGGCATTGTCCTATGCAAGGCCATCAACAAAATACAGCCAGGTGTTGTGCCAAAGGTTGTTGCAAACGCCCCCTGCGATAGCCAGCCATCGACGGCTTTTCAGTATTTCGAGAACATCCGCAATTTCTTGGTTGCTGTTCAGGCGCTAAAGTTGCCGAGCTTTGAGGCCTCTGATTTGGAGAAG GATAATCTTGATGCTGGGTCAGTGGGCAAGATAGTTGATTGCGTCAATTCTCTGAAGTCCTATCAGGAGCGAAAGAAATGCAGCGGAACCTATGGGCCAGTCAAGTATATGAAATCACCTCTTGCACCACGCTCTGCAATTCATGTTCAGTCTGAAAATGTCACTTTAGGATCTTCTACCCCTCAAAAGTGTCTAGACTTGACAGAGATTGATGCCGAGGGACAATCTTCTCAAAACGTGGGTCCTAACATGGAAG AGGCAATTGGAAAACTTCAGAGGATTATTCTTGATTGCATGATAAGCTGCAAGGAAAATCTGAACCAGGACGTTCTTAAAAAG GATCCAGTAACGCTAGTTGGCACTATTTTATCAAATCAGCTGGAAAAAGAACAG TTCAAACCACTCCTTCAACTTATTTCTCCAGAAGGGGCTgctacgaaaaatgaaccaaatCAACATATCGAG TGTTCAAACTCGCAGAATGAGAATAGACTGCGTCTCTTGGAAGCACAGGAATCTGAACTTTTG GAGCTCAAGACAATGTTTCAAGAGGTTAAAGTTGATTTCAGGTCTTTGCAGACCCAATTCCAAGATGATATCACAGAATTAG GCCATAACATTCAAGGGATATCCAAAGCTGCTCTTGGCTATAACCAAGCTGTGAAAGAAAACAGAAACCTGTATAACATGCTTCAAGAAGTGCGAG GGAATATCCGAGTCTTCTGCCGGATAAGACCACTTATGAACTCAAAGTCTATTTCTTCAATTGAACATGTTGGAAATGATGGTTCGATAATGGTTTGTGATCCATATAAGCCACAAACTACACGTAAGATCTTTCAGTTCAACCAAATTTTTGGGCCAACAACCACTCAAG ATGAGATTTACAGGGAGACACAATCATTGATTAGATCTGTCATGGATGGTTATAATGTGTGCATATTGGCTTATGGGCAGACAGGTTCTGGCAAAACCCATACAATG TGCGGCCCGTCTGGTGGGTTATCGTCTAACGATCTTGGAATTAATTACATGGCACTGAACGATCTCTTCACTATATCAACTTCTAGAGAAGATGTAAAGTATGATATACGAGTGCAGATGGTTGAAATATACAATGAGCAAGTTCGTGATCTCCTAAGCGAAGATACTTCAAGCACGAA ATTAGATATAAGGTCTTCAAGCAATGGTCTGTTCAACCTCCCAGATGCAAAGATGTGCCCAGTTCAGTCCCCTTCTGATGTTATGACTTTGATGCTGCTGGGGGAAAAGCACCGTGCTTCTGGTCCAACAGCAATGAACAATAGAAGCAGTAGATCTCACAG TATCTTGACTGTCCATGTAAATGGGAAGGACATTTCTGGCAATGTCAGCTGTAGCTGCCTGCATTTGGTAGATCTTGCAGGGAGTGAAAGGGTTGACAGGTCAGAAGCCACGGGGGACAGATTGAAGGAGGCTCAGCATATTAACAAGTCACTGTCTTGCCTAGGGGATGTCATCACTGCCTTAGCTCAGAAGAATTCTCACATTCCCTACAGAAATAGCAAACTTACCCAATTGCTACAGAGTTCATTAG GGGGAAATGCAAAGACATTGATGTTAGCCCACATAAGTCCGGAGGGGGAATCTTATGTAGAAACTCTTAGCACACTGAAATTTGCCCAAAGGGCTTCTACTGTTGAACTTGGAACTGCTCATGCAAACAAAGAAAGCAATGATATAAGAGAGCTTAAAGAACAG GTAGAAACTCTCAAAAAGGCATTGGCAAccaaagaatttgaaagatcgtCACTTAAACTGAAGGAAAATACAGTAACGAGTGAGAGAACAAAGCAACTCCCGCAGCGTACCCCACCAAGGCCGCGTAGGCTAAGTCTAGAGACTACTAGTAGTGAAAAGGGTAGCATACCAGGAAAGCCACCAAAATCACCTGTTTCAGCGATGACGTTCAACAGAGATCACGGGACAGCTCGTGACAAGGAGTGCCGTATTGATGGCTTCAACCGCACAAAGATCCACGGATCTGTAATACAG ATGTCCCCAACATTATCTGAAGAGCCAGTCGGACATGAGAATGAGAAGATAGTTACAACAGATGATATGGTTACCTCTTATCAACTACCCCCTGATGGTTATAGTCAATACAAGCAGTCAGGTTTGGATACTCTCCAGAGAACACCATGCAGATCAAGGTACATGGGTGTGCAAGTGAGTCAGACGGAAGAACCTTCTGATGCCAAATTGGATAAAACAACCACAAGCAGCGTGGCGAAGAGAGGGTCACATTTAAGAAGATCCATTCAGAGCAGCATAGGGAAGTTGATTCATGGCTCTGAAAGAAG GAATACTCCACATTCAGCCCAAGCAACTCCTGCCAAAATCACAACTAACGCAAATAATGACGGCGCATCTCCAATTACTACCAACGCGAGGTTAAGAAGAAGACAGTCACTAACAGGTCTCCCACCTCCATCGACGACCATGTCACGCAGATCGTCTCTAGGAGGAAAGTCGGATTCGA GTGTACAAAATAGCCAAATCATTGCATGTGCTGCCAGCGCCAGAAATTACAAGCCACTGCCATTCTCCTGGGTTCGATGGCCTGAACAACATCAAT GTTCAAGTGACAGAAAAGCCAAAACGCCACCTCTGATGAATTCAGCTGCGAAGGCAAAGAGATGGCTGTGA
- the LOC109738276 gene encoding kinesin-like protein KIN-14A isoform X2, translating into MAEARRVSFRDGRFASRKTEEAAWRRHQAAAWLESMVGPFGLTHCPSEQEFVAALRNGIVLCKAINKIQPGVVPKVVANAPCDSQPSTAFQYFENIRNFLVAVQALKLPSFEASDLEKDNLDAGSVGKIVDCVNSLKSYQERKKCSGTYGPVKYMKSPLAPRSAIHVQSENVTLGSSTPQKCLDLTEIDAEGQSSQNVGPNMEEAIGKLQRIILDCMISCKENLNQDVLKKDPVTLVGTILSNQLEKEQFKPLLQLISPEGAATKNEPNQHIECSNSQNENRLRLLEAQESELLELKTMFQEVKVDFRSLQTQFQDDITELGHNIQGISKAALGYNQAVKENRNLYNMLQEVRGNIRVFCRIRPLMNSKSISSIEHVGNDGSIMVCDPYKPQTTRKIFQFNQIFGPTTTQDEIYRETQSLIRSVMDGYNVCILAYGQTGSGKTHTMCGPSGGLSSNDLGINYMALNDLFTISTSREDVKYDIRVQMVEIYNEQVRDLLSEDTSSTKLDIRSSSNGLFNLPDAKMCPVQSPSDVMTLMLLGEKHRASGPTAMNNRSSRSHSILTVHVNGKDISGNVSCSCLHLVDLAGSERVDRSEATGDRLKEAQHINKSLSCLGDVITALAQKNSHIPYRNSKLTQLLQSSLGGNAKTLMLAHISPEGESYVETLSTLKFAQRASTVELGTAHANKESNDIRELKEQVETLKKALATKEFERSSLKLKENTVTSERTKQLPQRTPPRPRRLSLETTSSEKGSIPGKPPKSPVSAMTFNRDHGTARDKECRIDGFNRTKIHGSVIQMSPTLSEEPVGHENEKIVTTDDMVTSYQLPPDGYSQYKQSGLDTLQRTPCRSRYMGVQVSQTEEPSDAKLDKTTTSSVAKRGSHLRRSIQSSIGKLIHGSERRNTPHSAQATPAKITTNANNDGASPITTNARLRRRQSLTGLPPPSTTMSRRSSLGGKSDSSSSDRKAKTPPLMNSAAKAKRWL; encoded by the exons ATGGCGGAGGCGCGGAGGGTGTCGTTCCGCGACGGCCGCTTCGCGTCGCGGAAGACGGAGGAGGCTG CATGGAGACGGCACCAGGCTGCAGCCTGGCTAGAGAGCATGGTTGGGCCCTTCGGCCTTACCCATTGCCCATCGGAACAAGAATTTGTCGCTGCTCTAAGAAACGGCATTGTCCTATGCAAGGCCATCAACAAAATACAGCCAGGTGTTGTGCCAAAGGTTGTTGCAAACGCCCCCTGCGATAGCCAGCCATCGACGGCTTTTCAGTATTTCGAGAACATCCGCAATTTCTTGGTTGCTGTTCAGGCGCTAAAGTTGCCGAGCTTTGAGGCCTCTGATTTGGAGAAG GATAATCTTGATGCTGGGTCAGTGGGCAAGATAGTTGATTGCGTCAATTCTCTGAAGTCCTATCAGGAGCGAAAGAAATGCAGCGGAACCTATGGGCCAGTCAAGTATATGAAATCACCTCTTGCACCACGCTCTGCAATTCATGTTCAGTCTGAAAATGTCACTTTAGGATCTTCTACCCCTCAAAAGTGTCTAGACTTGACAGAGATTGATGCCGAGGGACAATCTTCTCAAAACGTGGGTCCTAACATGGAAG AGGCAATTGGAAAACTTCAGAGGATTATTCTTGATTGCATGATAAGCTGCAAGGAAAATCTGAACCAGGACGTTCTTAAAAAG GATCCAGTAACGCTAGTTGGCACTATTTTATCAAATCAGCTGGAAAAAGAACAG TTCAAACCACTCCTTCAACTTATTTCTCCAGAAGGGGCTgctacgaaaaatgaaccaaatCAACATATCGAG TGTTCAAACTCGCAGAATGAGAATAGACTGCGTCTCTTGGAAGCACAGGAATCTGAACTTTTG GAGCTCAAGACAATGTTTCAAGAGGTTAAAGTTGATTTCAGGTCTTTGCAGACCCAATTCCAAGATGATATCACAGAATTAG GCCATAACATTCAAGGGATATCCAAAGCTGCTCTTGGCTATAACCAAGCTGTGAAAGAAAACAGAAACCTGTATAACATGCTTCAAGAAGTGCGAG GGAATATCCGAGTCTTCTGCCGGATAAGACCACTTATGAACTCAAAGTCTATTTCTTCAATTGAACATGTTGGAAATGATGGTTCGATAATGGTTTGTGATCCATATAAGCCACAAACTACACGTAAGATCTTTCAGTTCAACCAAATTTTTGGGCCAACAACCACTCAAG ATGAGATTTACAGGGAGACACAATCATTGATTAGATCTGTCATGGATGGTTATAATGTGTGCATATTGGCTTATGGGCAGACAGGTTCTGGCAAAACCCATACAATG TGCGGCCCGTCTGGTGGGTTATCGTCTAACGATCTTGGAATTAATTACATGGCACTGAACGATCTCTTCACTATATCAACTTCTAGAGAAGATGTAAAGTATGATATACGAGTGCAGATGGTTGAAATATACAATGAGCAAGTTCGTGATCTCCTAAGCGAAGATACTTCAAGCACGAA ATTAGATATAAGGTCTTCAAGCAATGGTCTGTTCAACCTCCCAGATGCAAAGATGTGCCCAGTTCAGTCCCCTTCTGATGTTATGACTTTGATGCTGCTGGGGGAAAAGCACCGTGCTTCTGGTCCAACAGCAATGAACAATAGAAGCAGTAGATCTCACAG TATCTTGACTGTCCATGTAAATGGGAAGGACATTTCTGGCAATGTCAGCTGTAGCTGCCTGCATTTGGTAGATCTTGCAGGGAGTGAAAGGGTTGACAGGTCAGAAGCCACGGGGGACAGATTGAAGGAGGCTCAGCATATTAACAAGTCACTGTCTTGCCTAGGGGATGTCATCACTGCCTTAGCTCAGAAGAATTCTCACATTCCCTACAGAAATAGCAAACTTACCCAATTGCTACAGAGTTCATTAG GGGGAAATGCAAAGACATTGATGTTAGCCCACATAAGTCCGGAGGGGGAATCTTATGTAGAAACTCTTAGCACACTGAAATTTGCCCAAAGGGCTTCTACTGTTGAACTTGGAACTGCTCATGCAAACAAAGAAAGCAATGATATAAGAGAGCTTAAAGAACAG GTAGAAACTCTCAAAAAGGCATTGGCAAccaaagaatttgaaagatcgtCACTTAAACTGAAGGAAAATACAGTAACGAGTGAGAGAACAAAGCAACTCCCGCAGCGTACCCCACCAAGGCCGCGTAGGCTAAGTCTAGAGACTACTAGTAGTGAAAAGGGTAGCATACCAGGAAAGCCACCAAAATCACCTGTTTCAGCGATGACGTTCAACAGAGATCACGGGACAGCTCGTGACAAGGAGTGCCGTATTGATGGCTTCAACCGCACAAAGATCCACGGATCTGTAATACAG ATGTCCCCAACATTATCTGAAGAGCCAGTCGGACATGAGAATGAGAAGATAGTTACAACAGATGATATGGTTACCTCTTATCAACTACCCCCTGATGGTTATAGTCAATACAAGCAGTCAGGTTTGGATACTCTCCAGAGAACACCATGCAGATCAAGGTACATGGGTGTGCAAGTGAGTCAGACGGAAGAACCTTCTGATGCCAAATTGGATAAAACAACCACAAGCAGCGTGGCGAAGAGAGGGTCACATTTAAGAAGATCCATTCAGAGCAGCATAGGGAAGTTGATTCATGGCTCTGAAAGAAG GAATACTCCACATTCAGCCCAAGCAACTCCTGCCAAAATCACAACTAACGCAAATAATGACGGCGCATCTCCAATTACTACCAACGCGAGGTTAAGAAGAAGACAGTCACTAACAGGTCTCCCACCTCCATCGACGACCATGTCACGCAGATCGTCTCTAGGAGGAAAGTCGGATTCGA GTTCAAGTGACAGAAAAGCCAAAACGCCACCTCTGATGAATTCAGCTGCGAAGGCAAAGAGATGGCTGTGA
- the LOC109738278 gene encoding uncharacterized protein — translation MAAIMAARGQGQVQDFDFFVVVDFEATCVKDARIFPQEIIEFPAVLVDGATGRIESAFRRYVRPKHHPVLTEFCRELTGIRQEDVDGGVDLGEALWMHDNWLKAATAGAGSLAVVTWGDWDCRTMLESECRFKGIEKPSYFDRWINLRVPFQAALGGGGRVTLQEAVRAAGLDWEGRLHCGLDDARNTARLLVELMLRGVKMTITGSLAPSPPIQQKQQPPQLLTSPCGGSSALATPLIQQKQQQQPQPHMISPCGGTSATCFCYCRVPTRGGVVSMPGPMQGKCFFGCGNWTPAMGPVCPYFVWTN, via the coding sequence ATGGCAGCGATCATGGCGGCGCGCGGGCAGGGGCAGGTGCAAGATTTCGACTTCTTCGTGGTGGTCGACTTCGAGGCGACGTGCGTGAAAGACGCGCGGATCTTCCCGCAGGAAATCATCGAGTTCCCCGCCGTGCTCGTCGACGGCGCCACCGGCCGCATCGAGTCCGCGTTTCGCAGGTACGTTCGTCCAAAACATCACCCTGTGCTGACCGAGTTTTGCAGGGAACTCACCGGCATCCGGCAGGAGGACGTGGACGGCGGCGTGGATCTTGGCGAGGCGCTCTGGATGCACGACAATTGGCTgaaggcggcgacggcgggggcagGGAGCTTGGCCGTCGTGACGTGGGGAGATTGGGATTGCCGCACCATGCTCGAGTCAGAGTGCCGTTTCAAGGGGATCGAGAAGCCCTCCTACTTCGATCGCTGGATCAACCTGAGGGTCCCCTTCCAGGCGGCGCTCGGCGGCGGAGGGCGGGTCACCCTTCAGGAGGCGGTCCGGGCGGCGGGGCTGGACTGGGAGGGCCGCCTGCACTGCGGGTTGGACGACGCGCGCAACACGGCGCGGCTGCTCGTTGAGCTCATGCTGCGTGGGGTCAAGATGACCATCACCGGCTCGCTGGCGCCATCGCCGCCGATCCAGCAGAAGCAGCAGCCGCCGCAGTTACTTACAAGCCCTTGCGGTGGCTCATCGGCGCTGGCGACGCCGCTGATCCagcagaagcagcagcagcagccgcagcCACACATGATAAGCCCCTGCGGTGGCACCTCTGCGACGTGCTTCTGCTACTGCAGGGTACCGACCAGAGGAGGCGTGGTGTCCATGCCAGGGCCGATGCAGGGGAAGTGCTTCTTCGGCTGTGGCAACTGGACGCCGGCCATGGGACCCGTGTGCCCCTACTTCGTATGGACCAACTGA
- the LOC141042318 gene encoding uncharacterized protein yields MPSWKDGEESSDEEELVGMDLEQHWANPDTTIDPSFCGRAADASITCRLHLAPCMKYVAFEGKDTGRRFYGCAVPQDGIDCGVAQWVDAPWPSILQRCLEKLWEMFHEENHGRMIDHEKYKKELDKVSKQLDTLGDQYSQLVEEVTKMFDWVDQNNRVMSDEEFKQKQMDVDKDMEKLAISKEKQSADFGKMKEMEKLAQELKEMKCILRSQGEIIRNTRKERDEMKKERDRLVEEKKKLEFLVGDLMKAGHGNKDKLAKIKSILDE; encoded by the exons ATGCCGTCGTGGAAGGATGGAGAGGAGAGCAGCGACGAGGAGGAGCTGGTCGGCATGGATCTGGAGCAGCACTGG GCGAACCCTGACACCACTATAGATCCATCCTTCTGTGGTAGAGCTGCAGATGCAAGCATCACATGTAGACTGCACTTGGCCCCATGCATGAAATATGTTGCATTTGAAGGAAAGGACACTGGGAGGAGGTTCTATGGATGTGCTGTTCCTCAG GATGGTATTGACTGTGGAGTTGCTCAGTGGGTTGATGCCCCATGGCCTTCTATTCTGCAAAGATGTTTGGAGAAGTTATGGGAGATGTTTCATGAGGAGAATCATGGCAGAATGATTGACCATGAGAAGTATAAGAAAGAGTTGGACAAGGTCAGCAAGCAGTTGGATACACTTGGGGATCAGTACAGTCAGCTGGTTGAGGAAGTCACCAAGATGTTTGATTGGGTAGATCAGAACAACAGGGTCATGAGTGATGAAGAGTTCAAGCAGAAGCAGATGGATGTGGACAAGGACATGGAGAAGCTAGCTATCAGCAAGGAGAAGCAGAGTGCTGACTTTGGCAAGATGAAGGAGATGGAGAAGCTGGCTCAGGAGCTGAAGGAGATGAAGTGCATTCTTAGGTCTCAGGGGGAGATCATTAGGAACACAAGGAAGGAGAGGGATGAGATGAAGAAAGAGAGGGACAGGCTggtagaggagaagaagaagctgGAGTTTCTGGTGGGTGATCTTATGAAAGCTGGTCATGGCAACAAGGACAAGCTTGCCAAGATCAAGTCAATCCTTGATGAGTGA
- the LOC120975661 gene encoding uncharacterized protein, translating to MATVDKAEADLKGRVAEMQTWFRQACEELNLDDEIWEIRYHFQGRDNLERTISLSEITYINMLALLETEEGYTEADYMFYMKEEGKGAVGMQVIDSEDSVEEMLDYYAEQKVLNITVIKANEPNPGEFNRSNIVEEQVPISNVGDSNIISIDEAGVLFPIAVEDTVEELYAVPIAVVEPGEESAYIKTQQSMNLKKAKGKEKLQEDVGPSDDEVFVDLNCCEDCSEEEDEIIEKEDEIIEEEEHDIGNEEEDEIIEKLKQKRKQREDPMHHFEGDTKVEEMCPEAEDSDTEPETPLPQTFKKVGKAGPTTRSHHEADIEVIPDFIPSDDSACFPGDYGISDSDDESGLPLPCGRKSQAKRARTRIWYDETKPDAHDQLCLSMCFTDVYQFRRALRNFHIRILRNFQYHRNCKDRIIVHCKERDNGCPFFMTASTIAHEKTFCIKKMKLLHTCGAHGEKTKVTVDWMARTCEQQLRDNPRAGVDAILKRTKTKYGLEVPKTKAYRARSLAIEVVEGDMKGQYTRFRDYLQAVLDTNPGSRCIVTTRELELHPSPNPRFHYMFYCLNASKEGFLNGFRPFIGIICILNYSNSLPISCT from the coding sequence TTTGGATGATGAGATATGGGAAATAAGGTACCATTTTCAAGGGAGAGACAACTTGGAGAGGACCATTTCTCTGTCAGAAATTACTTATATTAACATGTTAGCACTGCTAGAGACTGAAGAGGGATATACTGAAGCTGACTACATGTTCTATATgaaagaagaaggaaagggggcagTAGGAATGCAGGTTATTGACAGTGAAGATAGTGTGGAAGAGATGCTAGACTATTATGCTGAGCAGAAGGTGCTCAACATAACTGTAATTAAGGCTAATGAGCCTAATCCAGGAGAGTTTAACAGGTCAAATATTGTGGAGGAACAAGTGCCTATAAGTAATGTGGGGGATTCCAACATTATTTCTATAGATGAGGCAGGAGTATTGTTCCCTATTGCTGTTGAAGACACAGTTGAAGAGCTCTATGCTGTGCCTATTGCTGTTGTAGAGCCAGGTGAAGAGTCTGCATATATTAAGACACAACAGAGCATGAATTTGAAGAAAGCAAAGGGCAAAGAGAAATTACAGGAAGATGTTGGCCCCTCTGATGATGAAGTGTTTGTTGATTTGAACTGTTGTGAGGACTGCTCTGAGGAGGAAGATGAAATCATTGAGAAGGAAGATGAAATCATTGAGGAGGAAGAGCATGACATAGGTAATGAGGAGGAAGATGAAATCATTGAGAAGCTGAAGcagaaaaggaaacagagagaggaTCCTATGCATCACTTTGAAGGAGACACAAAAGTGGAAGAGATGTGTCCAGAGGCAGAGGACTCAGACACAGAACCTGAGACACCTCTTCCTCAAACATTCAAGAAAGTAGGCAAAGCAGGCCCCACTACAAGATCACACCATGAAGCTGACATTGAGGTAATTCCTGATTTCATTCCATCTGATGATTCTGCTTGTTTCCCTGGGGACTATGGCATTAGTGATTCAGATGATGAGTCAGGTCTACCACTGCCCTGTGGAAGGAAGAGTCAAGCCAAGAGGGCCAGGACTAGGATCTGGTATGATGAGACCAAGCCAGATGCTCATGACCAACTTTGCTTGAGTATGTGCTTCACTGATGTGTATCAGTTTAGAAGAGCACTTAGGAATTTTCATATCAGAATCCTTAGAAATTTCCAGTACCATAGGAACTGCAAGGATAGGATCATTGTGCATTGCAAAGAAAGGGACAATGGGTGTCCTTTTTTCATGACTGCATCCACAATTGCTCATGAGAAGACATTCTGCATCAAGAAGATGAAGTTGTTGCACACTTGTGGTGCACATGGAGAAAAAACCAAAGTGACAGTTGACTGGATGGCCAGAACATGTGAGCAGCAACTGAGAGATAATCCAAGGGCTGGTGTTGATGCAATTTTAAAAAGAACAAAGACTAAGTATGGGCTGGAAGTGCCAAAGACCAAGGCCTACAGGGCAAGGTCATTGGCCATTGAAGTGGTGGAAGGTGACATGAAGGGACAATACACAAGGTTTAGGGATTATCTTCAAGCTGTGCTTGATACCAACCCTGGGAGCAGATGCATTGTGACTACCAGAGAGCTTGAGCtccatcctagcccaaatcctaGGTTCCACTACATGTTCTACTGTCTGAATGCTTCAAAAGAAGGTTTCTTGAATGGGTTTAGGCCCTTTATAGGTATTATATGCATTCTAAATTACTCCAATTCATTGCCCATATCTTGTACTTAA